In the Burkholderia cenocepacia genome, one interval contains:
- a CDS encoding VOC family protein translates to MAIHEVFPYLRAKSAEDAIAFYAKAFGAQEKFRLVEPSGRIGHAELQLGPCTLMISDEFPEYDLFALDPDGNAPMVLHLHVDDADATIAAAVAAGAHVTRALQDQFYGERSGRIRDPFGYDWLIGHTIETVEPDEMQRRYTALMSGNQ, encoded by the coding sequence ATGGCGATTCACGAAGTCTTTCCGTATCTGCGCGCCAAAAGCGCGGAGGACGCCATCGCGTTCTATGCGAAGGCATTCGGCGCGCAGGAGAAATTCCGGCTCGTCGAGCCGTCGGGGCGCATCGGCCACGCCGAATTGCAGCTCGGGCCGTGCACGCTGATGATCTCGGACGAGTTCCCGGAATACGACCTGTTCGCACTCGACCCGGACGGCAACGCGCCGATGGTGCTCCATCTTCATGTCGACGACGCCGATGCGACGATCGCCGCCGCCGTCGCGGCCGGCGCGCACGTGACGCGCGCACTCCAGGACCAGTTCTACGGCGAGCGCTCGGGCAGGATCCGCGATCCGTTCGGTTACGATTGGCTGATCGGGCATACGATCGAAACGGTCGAACCCGACGAAATGCAGCGGCGTTACACGGCGCTGATGTCCGGCAATCAGTAA